One stretch of Microvirga lotononidis DNA includes these proteins:
- a CDS encoding family 1 glycosylhydrolase, whose amino-acid sequence MMNRPLELWGGLECTVARVGDDYRDQSLETGHYDRIADLDRIAELGIRTLRYPVLWERISPESPNRTDFSWHDERLAHLQKLDIRAIAGLCHHGSGPHYTHMLDPAWPELLARHAANVAQRYPHLDLYTPVNEPLTTARFSGLYGHWYPHGTSYEAFLKILVNECKATVLSMRAIRKVRPDAQLVQTDDMGKTFSTPTLAYQAEHENQRRFLSFDLLCGMVDRDHPWWNIFLENGVAQDDLELLLEADAAPDIIGINHYLTSERYLDERMARYPEHHWGGNGRHRYADAEAVRMPLPPSELGPAARLREVWERYKRPMAVTEAHHGSSRDDQLRWLTEIWKDVNTLRNEGADIRAVTVWSLYGAVDWNSLLTRRNGFYEPGPFDVRAPEPRRTALAHAAEALARTGTFDHPVLDRAGWWKRDIRFYKPPARQSKSCWLADAPRQILITGATGTLGRAYSRLCDFRGLNHVLLSRQEMDIADPKSVSEALACYRPWAVINTAGYVRVVEAENDREACFRENVIGAEILARACADLGIPLVTFSSDLVFDGTLGQPYVESDEVNPTTVYGESKAEAERRVLAAHDKALVLRTSAFFGPWDRYNFVWSILNTLSKGEGVRASLDVVSPTYVPDLVNTSLDLLIDGGTGIWHMANIGETSWRDLAAMAAERAGFDPGLVTDAGDLPALNTALFTERGILMPRLDSALDRFFIDSEVEWSDDALKIAAE is encoded by the coding sequence ATGATGAATCGACCGCTGGAACTCTGGGGCGGCCTGGAATGTACCGTCGCGAGAGTTGGTGACGACTACCGCGATCAGAGCCTGGAGACCGGTCATTACGATCGAATCGCGGATCTCGACCGCATTGCCGAACTCGGGATCCGCACGTTGCGCTACCCGGTGCTCTGGGAGAGGATTTCTCCCGAGAGCCCGAATCGCACGGACTTTTCCTGGCATGACGAGCGTCTGGCTCACCTTCAGAAGCTCGACATCCGTGCTATTGCCGGCCTGTGCCATCATGGCAGCGGCCCGCACTACACCCACATGCTCGATCCCGCCTGGCCGGAGCTTCTGGCGCGACATGCCGCCAATGTGGCGCAGCGCTATCCGCATCTGGATCTCTATACGCCCGTCAACGAGCCGCTCACGACGGCGCGCTTCTCGGGTCTGTATGGCCATTGGTACCCGCATGGCACGAGTTACGAAGCCTTCCTCAAGATCCTCGTCAACGAGTGCAAGGCCACCGTCCTGTCCATGCGCGCCATCCGCAAGGTCCGGCCCGATGCGCAGCTCGTTCAGACGGACGACATGGGCAAGACCTTTTCGACCCCGACACTCGCCTATCAGGCCGAGCACGAGAATCAGCGGCGCTTCCTGAGCTTCGACCTTCTCTGCGGCATGGTCGACCGGGACCATCCCTGGTGGAACATCTTCCTGGAGAACGGTGTCGCGCAGGACGATCTCGAGCTTCTTCTCGAAGCGGATGCCGCGCCCGATATCATCGGCATCAATCATTATCTCACAAGCGAGCGTTATCTCGACGAGCGCATGGCGCGCTATCCCGAGCATCATTGGGGCGGCAACGGCAGGCATCGCTATGCGGATGCGGAGGCCGTCCGCATGCCCCTGCCGCCGTCCGAGCTCGGACCCGCCGCCCGCCTGCGGGAGGTGTGGGAACGCTATAAGCGACCCATGGCCGTCACGGAGGCGCATCACGGCAGCTCCCGCGACGATCAGCTGCGCTGGCTCACGGAAATCTGGAAAGACGTCAACACGCTGCGCAACGAGGGCGCGGATATCCGGGCCGTGACCGTCTGGTCCCTCTATGGCGCCGTCGATTGGAACAGCCTGCTCACTCGCCGCAATGGTTTCTACGAGCCGGGACCCTTCGATGTGCGGGCTCCCGAGCCGCGCCGCACGGCGCTCGCGCATGCGGCGGAAGCACTCGCCAGGACCGGCACCTTCGATCATCCGGTGCTTGATCGCGCAGGCTGGTGGAAGCGGGACATCCGATTCTACAAGCCGCCGGCGCGGCAGTCGAAATCCTGCTGGCTCGCCGATGCGCCGCGACAAATCCTGATCACGGGCGCCACGGGAACGCTCGGCCGAGCCTATTCCCGCCTGTGCGATTTCCGCGGGCTCAATCATGTGCTGCTCTCGCGCCAGGAGATGGACATCGCCGATCCGAAGAGCGTCTCCGAGGCTCTCGCGTGCTATCGTCCCTGGGCCGTGATCAACACAGCCGGCTATGTCCGCGTGGTGGAGGCCGAGAACGACAGGGAAGCCTGCTTCCGGGAGAACGTCATCGGGGCGGAGATACTGGCGAGGGCCTGTGCCGATCTCGGCATTCCCCTCGTGACCTTTTCATCCGATCTCGTGTTCGACGGGACGCTGGGGCAGCCTTACGTCGAGAGCGACGAGGTCAATCCCACGACCGTCTATGGCGAGAGCAAAGCCGAGGCGGAGCGCAGGGTGCTGGCGGCGCACGACAAGGCTCTCGTCCTGCGCACGAGTGCCTTCTTCGGTCCGTGGGACCGCTACAATTTCGTCTGGTCGATCCTGAATACCCTCAGCAAGGGCGAGGGCGTGCGGGCGAGCCTCGATGTCGTGTCGCCCACCTATGTGCCCGATCTCGTGAACACCTCGCTCGATCTCCTGATCGACGGCGGCACGGGCATCTGGCACATGGCCAATATCGGCGAAACGTCGTGGCGCGACCTCGCCGCCATGGCGGCGGAGCGTGCAGGGTTCGATCCGGGCCTCGTGACCGATGCGGGCGATCTTCCGGCGCTCAATACGGCTCTGTTCACGGAGCGCGGCATTCTCATGCCGCGGCTCGACAGCGCCCTCGACCGGTTCTTCATCGACAGCGAAGTGGAATGGTCCGACGACGCGTTGAAGATAGCCGCCGAGTAG
- a CDS encoding septal ring lytic transglycosylase RlpA family protein, with protein sequence MKNILTRASAIVPILLVAACNTTASNDPHITGSISQANIDAGPAIQRGTASWYGPGFHGRKTASGERFNSSDMTAAHRSLPFGTKLKVVNESNGRSVVVRVNDRGPFAHRRIIDLAKGPAQALGLTSEGTAYVSLHLLD encoded by the coding sequence TTGAAGAACATCCTCACCCGGGCATCTGCAATTGTGCCTATTCTTCTCGTAGCAGCCTGCAATACAACCGCCTCGAACGACCCACACATCACAGGATCCATCTCGCAAGCCAATATCGACGCCGGTCCCGCCATTCAGCGCGGTACCGCCTCCTGGTACGGCCCAGGGTTTCATGGCCGCAAAACCGCCAGCGGCGAGCGCTTCAATTCCTCCGACATGACGGCCGCCCATCGCTCCCTGCCGTTCGGAACGAAGCTCAAGGTCGTAAACGAGTCCAATGGCCGCTCCGTCGTCGTCCGGGTGAACGACCGCGGTCCCTTCGCCCATCGTCGGATCATCGATCTCGCAAAAGGGCCCGCCCAGGCGCTTGGCTTGACCTCCGAGGGCACGGCCTACGTGTCGCTCCATCTCCTCGATTAG
- a CDS encoding polyhydroxyalkanoic acid system family protein encodes MAKPLVVSIPHNLGQAEAMRRLHGGMSGLKSQFGDKVASIDETWDGNRMDFRVGAMGQNVSGHLEVMQDQVRVEVQLPWILAMVAEKAKTFIQKQGTLLLEKK; translated from the coding sequence ATGGCCAAGCCCCTCGTAGTTTCGATTCCCCATAATCTCGGCCAAGCCGAAGCGATGCGGCGGCTTCACGGCGGCATGTCGGGTCTGAAGTCGCAGTTCGGCGACAAGGTCGCGTCGATCGATGAGACCTGGGACGGCAACCGCATGGATTTTCGCGTCGGCGCCATGGGACAGAATGTGAGCGGCCATCTGGAAGTCATGCAGGATCAGGTGCGTGTCGAAGTGCAGCTGCCGTGGATCCTCGCGATGGTTGCAGAGAAGGCCAAGACCTTCATCCAAAAGCAAGGCACTTTGCTGCTCGAGAAGAAATGA
- a CDS encoding DUF3772 domain-containing protein — protein MKGLFRAAAIVLSMAAGGASYAQQAQTSPNAQPPAQAPATPQIQAPAPAVAPAPVSPETKAARAKLDGFKADLEQKEAAIQGRVMADADLQNIRQQLEPIIAEIRKVIEEQAPKLDASKQRLSQLGPKPDKGQPEESADVARDRAEREAAVAELDETQRLGRALLVQAEQLSTQIGDLRRSGFTRALFEQSDGLISPSLWMNVVQAVPRELRSLGIVMGDALEQLQRTTSLGVLLLMGLAIGVAIALYAGRRSIAPRLVRRDPAIVDPARRSRLLAALGVLILGAGPAIAGSWIVWVAFDSVDIVPSRIEQVGKAILSGLAFIAFVRALIDAILAPDHTSWRLIPVRDASAARIMSFSVTLATVMVVGKVIESFNAAIAAALPITVMTRAVFALAWALVFAELLRRFAARENQDEACLGPYVSQDVDIGGPLRSLGWFLVALIVGSVLGGYVALASFLVDQAAWISIVVALVGLCVALADEFIGGSLRGQTRLATTLQANTGLRRRSLEQIGVLGSGFARLALIVIGFLLVLAPWGIESTDVTGSLRAMFFGFSVGDVTISLSSILIAAALFAAGFAVTRMVQRWLNNTFLPATDLDAGLRNSISTAAGYVGVIIAGVLAFTYLGLSLERVTIVAGALSVGIGFGLQSIVNNFISGLILLWERPIRVGDLVVVGDGEGYVRRINVRSTEIQAFDRSTIIVPNSNLISGIVRNRVRNDRVGRVLVSVPVPRASDPDQVAEIMRKAALAHREIMSEPTPRVLFKKVTENTIDFDLVCFVDDIDSAGRVSSDIYFEIFRGLRKAGIGVPAPAPAPAPDEEPQDKAPKADEKEDETLTLLKDKTPA, from the coding sequence ATGAAGGGGCTCTTCCGGGCCGCTGCGATCGTGTTGAGCATGGCAGCGGGCGGCGCGTCCTATGCGCAGCAGGCTCAGACCTCTCCCAATGCCCAGCCCCCGGCACAAGCCCCGGCCACGCCCCAGATCCAGGCGCCCGCTCCGGCCGTGGCCCCGGCACCGGTGTCGCCGGAGACGAAGGCCGCCCGCGCCAAGCTCGACGGCTTCAAGGCCGATCTCGAACAGAAGGAGGCTGCGATCCAGGGCCGTGTCATGGCTGACGCGGACCTGCAGAATATCCGTCAGCAGCTCGAGCCGATCATCGCCGAGATCCGCAAGGTCATCGAGGAGCAGGCGCCCAAGCTCGATGCCAGCAAGCAGCGCCTGAGCCAGCTCGGGCCGAAGCCCGACAAAGGACAGCCGGAGGAAAGCGCCGACGTGGCCCGCGATCGTGCCGAGCGCGAGGCCGCCGTGGCGGAACTCGACGAGACCCAGCGGCTCGGGCGCGCCCTCCTGGTCCAGGCCGAGCAGCTGAGCACCCAGATCGGCGACCTGCGGCGCTCGGGTTTCACCCGCGCCCTGTTCGAGCAGAGCGACGGTCTCATCAGCCCCAGCCTCTGGATGAATGTGGTCCAGGCCGTTCCGCGGGAGTTGCGGTCGTTGGGAATCGTCATGGGCGATGCCCTGGAGCAGCTCCAGCGGACCACCTCGCTCGGGGTCCTGCTGCTCATGGGATTGGCCATTGGCGTGGCGATCGCCCTTTATGCCGGGCGGCGCTCCATCGCGCCGCGCCTGGTCCGGCGCGATCCCGCCATCGTCGATCCGGCGCGCCGCAGCCGTCTCCTGGCCGCTCTGGGCGTTCTGATCCTGGGGGCCGGCCCGGCCATCGCGGGCAGCTGGATCGTCTGGGTGGCCTTCGATTCCGTCGATATCGTCCCGTCGCGGATCGAGCAAGTCGGCAAGGCCATCCTGAGCGGCCTCGCCTTCATCGCCTTCGTGCGGGCCCTGATCGACGCGATCCTGGCGCCGGACCATACGTCCTGGCGGCTGATCCCGGTCCGGGATGCCTCCGCCGCCCGGATCATGAGCTTCTCCGTCACCCTGGCGACCGTCATGGTCGTCGGCAAGGTCATCGAGTCGTTCAACGCCGCCATCGCGGCAGCCTTGCCCATCACCGTCATGACCCGGGCGGTCTTCGCCCTGGCATGGGCCCTCGTCTTCGCCGAACTCCTGCGGCGCTTCGCGGCTCGCGAGAACCAGGACGAAGCCTGTCTCGGTCCTTACGTCTCGCAGGACGTAGACATCGGCGGGCCTCTGCGCAGCCTCGGCTGGTTCCTCGTCGCCCTCATCGTCGGCAGCGTGCTCGGCGGCTATGTGGCGCTGGCCTCCTTCCTGGTCGATCAGGCCGCCTGGATCTCCATCGTGGTCGCGCTGGTTGGGCTGTGCGTCGCACTCGCGGACGAATTCATTGGCGGTTCCTTACGCGGGCAGACGAGGCTTGCCACCACGCTCCAGGCCAATACGGGTCTGCGCCGCCGCTCCCTGGAGCAGATCGGCGTCCTCGGCAGCGGCTTTGCGCGGCTGGCCCTCATCGTCATCGGCTTCCTGCTGGTGCTGGCGCCGTGGGGCATCGAATCCACCGACGTGACGGGCTCCCTGCGGGCCATGTTCTTCGGGTTCAGCGTGGGCGACGTCACGATCTCCCTGTCGTCGATCCTCATCGCGGCCGCGCTGTTCGCCGCGGGCTTCGCGGTCACGCGCATGGTCCAGCGCTGGCTCAACAACACCTTCCTCCCGGCGACGGACCTCGATGCGGGCCTGCGCAACTCGATCAGCACGGCGGCGGGTTATGTGGGCGTCATCATCGCGGGCGTGCTCGCCTTCACCTACCTGGGCCTCAGCCTGGAGCGGGTGACCATCGTGGCCGGCGCGCTCTCGGTCGGTATCGGTTTCGGCCTGCAATCCATCGTCAACAACTTCATCTCGGGCCTGATCCTGCTCTGGGAGCGTCCGATCCGCGTCGGCGACCTCGTGGTCGTGGGCGACGGGGAGGGCTACGTGCGCCGGATCAACGTGCGCTCGACGGAAATCCAGGCCTTCGACCGCTCGACGATCATCGTGCCGAACTCGAACCTGATCTCCGGCATCGTCCGCAACCGCGTGCGCAACGACCGGGTCGGCCGCGTGCTCGTCTCGGTTCCCGTTCCCCGGGCCTCGGATCCGGACCAGGTCGCGGAGATCATGCGCAAGGCGGCGCTCGCCCACCGCGAGATCATGAGCGAGCCGACGCCCCGGGTTCTGTTCAAGAAGGTCACGGAAAACACCATCGATTTCGATCTCGTCTGCTTCGTGGACGACATTGATTCCGCTGGCCGCGTCTCCAGCGACATCTATTTCGAGATCTTCCGCGGCCTGCGGAAGGCCGGCATCGGCGTTCCTGCGCCGGCGCCTGCTCCCGCGCCGGACGAAGAGCCGCAGGACAAGGCCCCGAAGGCGGACGAGAAAGAGGACGAAACCTTAACCCTTCTCAAGGATAAGACGCCCGCATGA
- a CDS encoding glycosyltransferase has protein sequence MTHSYALRSPVKAGSEKPLLVCFSHLRWDFVWQRPQHLLSRAVKHYDVLIIEEPVFKAGAKPHMDVSDRPQGVTIAVPVLPEGLSHEDILAEQHDLIEELIGREATGPRVFWYYTPMAMAFTSDLECDLCVYDNMDELSLFRGASQELLDLESALFARCDLVFTGGMSLYEAKRHRHRSVHGFPSSIDFNHFSQARSIDTDPDDQAQIPHVRLGFFGVVDERMDIDLLAEVAELRPDWQFVMIGPVVKIDPSTLPQRPNIHWLGGKSYNELPNYLSGWDVGFMNFALNEATKFISPTKTPEFLAAGVPVVSTPITDVVRPYGEKGLVEIAKDAKEVVAKVETILARPKDAWLAKVDRHLAAGSWDKTWSSMHKLMLDATGDAAIDRPASSLPIYATTPAE, from the coding sequence ATGACGCACTCCTATGCCCTTCGTTCGCCTGTCAAAGCCGGTTCAGAAAAACCTCTCCTCGTCTGTTTCTCCCATCTCCGTTGGGATTTCGTCTGGCAGCGGCCGCAGCATCTCCTCAGCCGCGCGGTCAAGCACTACGACGTGCTGATCATCGAAGAACCGGTTTTCAAGGCGGGCGCGAAGCCTCATATGGACGTGAGTGATCGGCCGCAGGGCGTCACCATTGCCGTTCCGGTCCTGCCTGAGGGGCTCTCGCATGAAGATATTCTTGCCGAGCAGCATGATCTGATCGAAGAGCTGATCGGTCGTGAGGCCACCGGTCCGCGGGTGTTCTGGTACTACACGCCGATGGCGATGGCCTTCACCAGCGATCTCGAATGCGATCTGTGCGTGTACGACAACATGGACGAGCTTTCGCTTTTCCGCGGTGCGTCGCAGGAACTGCTCGACCTGGAGAGCGCTCTCTTCGCCCGTTGCGATCTGGTCTTCACGGGCGGCATGAGCCTCTACGAGGCTAAGCGTCATCGTCACCGCAGCGTTCACGGCTTCCCGTCATCCATCGACTTCAACCACTTCTCCCAGGCGCGCTCCATCGACACGGATCCCGACGATCAGGCGCAGATCCCGCATGTCCGCCTCGGCTTCTTCGGTGTCGTCGACGAGCGCATGGACATCGATCTCCTGGCCGAGGTCGCCGAATTGCGGCCCGACTGGCAGTTCGTGATGATCGGACCGGTCGTGAAGATCGACCCATCCACATTGCCGCAGCGGCCCAACATCCATTGGCTCGGCGGAAAATCCTACAATGAGCTGCCGAACTATCTTTCGGGCTGGGACGTAGGATTCATGAACTTCGCCTTGAACGAGGCGACGAAGTTCATCAGCCCGACGAAGACGCCGGAATTCCTGGCGGCCGGCGTGCCGGTCGTCTCGACGCCGATCACCGACGTGGTGCGGCCATACGGCGAGAAGGGCCTTGTCGAAATCGCCAAGGATGCGAAGGAAGTCGTGGCCAAGGTCGAGACGATCCTCGCCCGGCCGAAGGATGCGTGGCTCGCCAAGGTCGACCGTCACCTCGCGGCCGGATCCTGGGACAAGACCTGGTCCTCCATGCACAAGCTCATGCTGGACGCCACCGGCGATGCCGCGATCGATCGACCCGCCTCATCTCTTCCCATTTACGCTACCACGCCTGCGGAGTGA
- a CDS encoding glycoside hydrolase family 2 protein has protein sequence MQDNRISLDGNWEFLHVADDRLSGPAEVRQITVPSPWQAQFADLRMRAGIGIYRRTIEIDEAWLRDSVWIRFGAVFHNTKVFINGEVVGHNEGGFLPFSFDVTPHLKPGANEIKVRVDSPTDNPAEFPDSPFAEIPFGKQSWYGPLSGIWQPVYFERRIPDHMNRVRLVPNLTTGKVSSGVFFARPLTDATQIRIAVMDPSGDVVLDEMHETQVGVTSMPFEFIIDDVRAWSPDHPNLYRIRLEFIRNGEVKDEIADNFGFRSIETRNGKFYLNGEPLYLRSALDQDYYPDTICTVPSVEFLEDQFRKAKELGLNCLRCHIKAADPRYYEVADRMGMLIWTELPNGGMATDRSRGRKEKLLKGIVDRDGNHPSIVIWTIINENWGVDLVNDADHRDWLKRTFAWLKAYDPTRLVVDNSPLAPSFHVESDIADYHFYAAYPDHRAAWDQFVDELSNRASWLYSPHGDAVITGREPLMCSEFGNWGLPYPKDLRDAKGEEPWWFETGHDWGEGVMYAHGVENRFSDWSLDRVFGDLRRFVIAAQWQQFRALKYEIEAMRRKPNLAGYVITELHDCHWESNGLLDMRRNPRVFHELFHIINSDTVIVPKWERASYWAGETASLGLAIAHGAGQVLEDCKLEISLCGESQVIDLPRIEAPNVLDLGLIEIRLPDMSEPSLRRISLDLRTADGRVVAHNHHDIAIHPKRTRPVHARELVWSPDEDIRERFQALGYTLARAFEESTLIVSRTHNKAIADHVRAGAKLLLLPEEDMSLYPFFPHWQAVKVQARAGTLWSGDWASSFGWLRRQGHFARFPSGPLLDETMDRVLPDYVIANCNLLDFQARVFSGLVVGWIHKPVALGVERSYGRGRLVASTLRLFRDEALADPTATVLTDALVELAVESRAARLEEAVRAAEAAA, from the coding sequence ATGCAGGACAATCGCATCAGTCTGGATGGGAATTGGGAATTTTTGCACGTGGCCGACGATCGTCTGTCGGGCCCTGCGGAGGTTCGCCAGATCACCGTTCCCAGTCCGTGGCAGGCCCAGTTCGCGGATCTGCGCATGCGTGCCGGCATCGGCATCTATCGCAGGACGATCGAGATCGACGAAGCTTGGCTGCGCGACAGCGTCTGGATCCGCTTCGGCGCCGTCTTTCACAACACCAAGGTGTTCATCAACGGCGAGGTGGTGGGCCACAACGAGGGTGGTTTCCTGCCCTTCTCGTTCGACGTGACGCCGCATCTCAAGCCCGGCGCCAACGAGATCAAGGTCCGCGTCGATAGCCCGACCGACAACCCGGCCGAGTTTCCGGATTCGCCCTTCGCCGAAATCCCGTTCGGCAAGCAGAGCTGGTATGGCCCCCTCTCCGGCATCTGGCAGCCGGTGTATTTCGAGCGTCGCATCCCCGATCACATGAACCGCGTCCGCCTCGTGCCCAACCTGACCACGGGAAAGGTGAGTTCCGGCGTGTTCTTCGCACGTCCGCTCACCGACGCGACCCAGATCCGCATCGCGGTGATGGACCCATCGGGCGACGTCGTGCTCGATGAGATGCACGAGACGCAGGTGGGCGTCACCTCCATGCCGTTCGAATTCATCATCGACGACGTGCGCGCTTGGTCGCCGGACCATCCGAACCTCTACCGCATTCGCCTCGAGTTCATCCGCAACGGCGAGGTGAAGGACGAGATCGCGGACAATTTCGGCTTCCGCTCGATCGAGACGCGCAACGGCAAGTTCTATCTTAACGGAGAGCCGCTCTACCTGCGCTCCGCTCTCGACCAGGACTATTACCCGGACACGATCTGCACAGTGCCTTCCGTGGAATTCCTGGAAGATCAGTTCCGCAAGGCCAAGGAACTCGGCCTCAACTGCCTGCGCTGCCACATCAAGGCGGCCGATCCGCGCTACTACGAAGTGGCGGACCGGATGGGCATGCTCATCTGGACCGAGCTGCCGAACGGCGGCATGGCCACGGACCGCTCCCGCGGGCGCAAGGAAAAGCTGCTGAAAGGCATCGTCGACCGCGACGGAAATCATCCGTCCATCGTGATCTGGACGATCATCAACGAGAACTGGGGCGTCGATCTCGTCAACGACGCGGATCATCGCGACTGGCTCAAGCGCACCTTCGCGTGGCTGAAGGCCTACGACCCGACGCGCCTCGTGGTCGACAACTCGCCGCTCGCGCCGAGCTTCCACGTGGAATCCGACATCGCGGATTATCACTTCTATGCCGCCTATCCCGATCACCGCGCGGCGTGGGACCAGTTCGTCGACGAACTCTCGAACCGGGCCTCATGGCTCTACTCGCCTCACGGCGATGCAGTCATCACGGGGCGCGAGCCGCTGATGTGCTCCGAGTTCGGCAATTGGGGCCTGCCCTATCCGAAGGACCTGCGCGACGCCAAGGGCGAGGAGCCCTGGTGGTTCGAGACGGGGCACGACTGGGGCGAGGGCGTGATGTATGCTCACGGCGTCGAGAACAGGTTTTCCGACTGGAGCCTCGACCGTGTCTTCGGCGACCTGCGCCGCTTCGTCATCGCGGCCCAGTGGCAGCAGTTCCGCGCCTTGAAATATGAGATCGAGGCCATGCGACGGAAGCCGAACCTCGCCGGCTACGTCATCACCGAACTGCACGATTGCCATTGGGAATCCAACGGCCTTCTCGACATGCGCCGGAACCCGCGCGTGTTCCATGAGCTGTTTCACATCATCAATTCCGACACGGTGATCGTGCCGAAATGGGAGCGCGCGTCCTACTGGGCGGGCGAGACGGCGTCCCTCGGCCTGGCCATCGCCCATGGAGCCGGACAGGTTCTTGAGGACTGCAAGCTGGAGATCTCCCTCTGCGGCGAGAGCCAGGTGATCGATCTACCGCGGATCGAGGCACCGAACGTGCTCGATCTCGGCCTTATCGAGATCCGCCTGCCGGACATGAGCGAGCCCTCGCTGCGGCGCATCAGCTTGGACCTGCGCACGGCGGACGGACGCGTGGTCGCGCATAACCACCACGACATAGCGATTCATCCCAAGCGTACCCGACCGGTTCATGCCCGCGAACTGGTGTGGTCGCCGGACGAGGACATCCGCGAGCGCTTCCAGGCCCTGGGCTACACCCTGGCCCGCGCCTTCGAGGAATCAACCCTGATCGTGTCGCGCACGCACAACAAGGCCATCGCGGATCACGTGCGGGCGGGCGCCAAGCTTCTGCTCCTGCCGGAAGAGGATATGAGCCTTTATCCGTTCTTCCCGCACTGGCAGGCCGTGAAGGTGCAGGCGCGCGCCGGCACCCTCTGGTCGGGCGACTGGGCGTCGTCCTTCGGCTGGCTGCGGCGCCAGGGCCACTTCGCCCGCTTCCCGTCGGGCCCGCTGCTCGACGAGACGATGGACCGGGTGCTGCCGGACTACGTGATCGCCAACTGCAACCTGCTCGATTTCCAGGCCCGCGTGTTCTCCGGCCTCGTGGTCGGCTGGATCCACAAGCCGGTCGCGCTCGGCGTCGAACGTTCCTACGGCCGCGGCCGCTTGGTTGCCTCGACCCTGCGCCTGTTCCGGGACGAGGCTCTGGCCGACCCGACCGCCACGGTGCTGACGGACGCGCTGGTGGAGCTGGCCGTGGAATCCCGGGCCGCGCGCCTCGAGGAAGCCGTCCGGGCGGCGGAGGCTGCGGCTTAA
- the glf gene encoding UDP-galactopyranose mutase produces MYDWLIVGAGFAGSVLAERLATERNERVLLIDRRNHIGGNAYDRYDDDGLLIHQYGPHIFHTNSKQIFDHLSRFTEWRFYEHRVLAEVDDMLVPIPINLDTVNKLYGLNLTSEQLQDWFAERAEKNGEIKTSEDVVVSAVGRELYEKFFRGYTRKQWGLDPSELDKSVTSRVPTRTNRDDRYFTDEFQFMPKHGYTRMFEKMVSHPNIHVMTQTDYDDVKHVVPHRRVIYTGPIDEYFNFQFGKLPYRSLRFEHVTLDKAWHQPVGVVNYPQTHDYTRVTEYKHLTGQDHAKTALTYEYPSAEGDPYYPIPKAENQELFKKYERLALSTPDVWFVGRLATYRYYNMDQIVGQALATFRRINESLPVGADTSSVKVVPNSAAMVS; encoded by the coding sequence ATGTATGATTGGTTGATTGTCGGCGCCGGCTTTGCGGGCAGCGTCCTGGCTGAGCGCTTGGCCACGGAGCGAAACGAGCGCGTCCTTCTGATCGATCGTCGCAATCACATCGGCGGCAATGCCTATGATCGATACGACGATGACGGCCTGCTCATCCACCAGTATGGACCTCACATCTTCCACACCAATTCCAAGCAGATCTTCGACCATCTGTCCCGATTCACGGAGTGGCGCTTCTACGAGCACCGGGTTCTCGCCGAAGTGGACGACATGCTGGTGCCGATTCCGATCAACCTCGACACGGTCAACAAGCTCTATGGACTGAACCTCACCTCCGAGCAGCTGCAGGATTGGTTCGCCGAGCGGGCGGAAAAGAACGGCGAGATCAAGACCTCGGAAGACGTGGTGGTCTCCGCCGTCGGCCGTGAGCTCTACGAAAAATTCTTCCGCGGCTATACCCGCAAGCAATGGGGGCTCGACCCGTCGGAGCTCGACAAGTCGGTCACCTCGCGGGTGCCGACGCGCACGAACCGGGACGACCGCTATTTCACGGACGAATTCCAGTTCATGCCCAAGCACGGCTACACCCGGATGTTCGAGAAGATGGTGAGCCATCCCAACATCCACGTGATGACGCAGACCGATTACGACGACGTCAAGCACGTCGTCCCCCATCGCCGCGTGATCTATACGGGCCCGATCGACGAGTACTTCAATTTTCAGTTCGGCAAGCTGCCCTATCGCTCGCTTCGCTTCGAGCATGTCACCCTCGACAAGGCCTGGCATCAGCCCGTGGGTGTGGTGAACTACCCGCAGACGCACGACTACACCCGCGTCACGGAATACAAGCATCTCACCGGCCAGGACCACGCCAAGACGGCGCTCACATACGAGTATCCGTCCGCCGAAGGTGATCCCTACTACCCGATCCCGAAGGCGGAGAACCAGGAGCTGTTCAAGAAATACGAGCGCCTTGCCCTCTCCACCCCCGACGTGTGGTTCGTCGGCCGGCTCGCGACCTACCGGTATTACAACATGGACCAGATCGTCGGTCAGGCTCTCGCCACCTTCCGGCGCATCAACGAATCTCTTCCGGTCGGTGCGGACACGAGTTCAGTGAAAGTCGTGCCGAATTCAGCCGCCATGGTCTCCTAG